The Zobellia alginiliquefaciens genome contains a region encoding:
- a CDS encoding ABC transporter permease, with the protein MFDIERWQEIFDTIRKNKLRTFLTGLSVASGIFILVILLGFGEGFRNGIAHEFEQDAATSVWVWPGTTTKKYKGLNPGRNIQLTNANYEFSAKLLEDDIQFKSPRIFVRNVSVTYGNEALVYQVQGVSPQFQLIENERMSAGRFLNHQDEVATAKVAVIGKKVAEDVFTEVENPVGEFIKISGLPFKIIGVFNETEDREEERIFIPVTTAQSAFNGGTRVNNLAYTLPPSDNFEEVVAKSIQFKNSLQSYLQKTHTVAPDDTNAIFVWSAMEEAKRYYSLTDNIALFFWFVGICTIIAGVVGVSNIMLIVVRERTKEIGIRKALGAKPWSIVGMILHESIFITSISGFAGLIFSMGLLEFVGPHIEVDYVMNPSVNFTVAISTVFVLVLAGAVAGFFPAWRAANIHTIDALRDE; encoded by the coding sequence ATGTTCGACATCGAAAGGTGGCAGGAAATCTTTGATACTATCCGCAAGAATAAATTGCGCACATTTCTTACTGGGTTATCCGTAGCTTCCGGTATATTCATCCTCGTTATATTATTAGGTTTTGGCGAAGGCTTTCGCAACGGCATTGCTCATGAGTTTGAGCAAGATGCCGCTACCAGTGTTTGGGTGTGGCCCGGTACGACCACTAAAAAATACAAAGGCCTTAATCCTGGAAGAAATATTCAATTAACAAACGCCAACTATGAGTTCTCGGCTAAACTGCTAGAGGATGACATTCAATTTAAATCTCCAAGAATTTTTGTTCGTAATGTTTCGGTAACCTACGGTAATGAAGCACTTGTTTACCAAGTTCAGGGAGTTTCTCCACAGTTTCAGTTAATAGAGAATGAAAGAATGTCTGCTGGGAGATTCTTAAATCACCAAGACGAAGTTGCTACCGCCAAAGTAGCGGTAATAGGAAAGAAAGTAGCGGAAGATGTTTTTACGGAGGTGGAGAATCCGGTAGGAGAATTTATTAAAATATCAGGTCTTCCTTTTAAGATAATCGGGGTTTTTAATGAAACAGAAGACCGTGAGGAAGAGCGAATCTTTATACCGGTTACCACAGCTCAAAGTGCTTTTAATGGTGGTACTCGGGTGAATAACCTGGCCTATACATTACCACCTTCCGACAATTTTGAAGAGGTAGTGGCAAAATCGATCCAATTCAAAAATAGTTTACAATCCTATTTGCAGAAAACTCATACCGTAGCTCCAGATGATACCAATGCTATTTTTGTATGGAGTGCTATGGAGGAAGCTAAGCGGTATTATAGTCTTACGGATAACATTGCACTGTTCTTTTGGTTTGTTGGAATCTGTACGATTATAGCCGGGGTAGTGGGGGTAAGTAACATTATGTTGATCGTAGTGCGGGAGCGTACCAAAGAAATAGGGATACGAAAAGCACTCGGGGCAAAACCGTGGTCTATAGTGGGCATGATTTTACATGAGTCCATTTTTATTACATCTATTTCAGGTTTTGCGGGACTTATTTTTAGTATGGGACTGCTTGAGTTTGTGGGGCCTCATATAGAGGTGGATTATGTCATGAACCCATCCGTAAACTTTACCGTGGCCATTTCAACGGTCTTTGTTTTGGTTCTTGCAGGTGCAGTTGCCGGATTTTTCCCGGCATGGCGGGCAGCAAATATTCATACCATTGATGCATTACGAGACGAATAA
- a CDS encoding DUF420 domain-containing protein, with protein MEDIIAKEKRFNKLITIVSIVVPVVVAILFGVKIPNVERLGFLPPIYASINGLTAVLLLVAVWAIKNGNKKLHQNIMTSCIGLSLLFLVMYIAYHMTSESTTYGGEGTMRTVYFFILITHIVLSIAIIPLVLKTYAFAYLEKFESHRKWAKITFPIWLYVAITGVVVYLMISPYYVS; from the coding sequence ATGGAGGATATAATAGCAAAAGAAAAGCGATTTAATAAGCTTATAACCATAGTTTCTATTGTCGTACCAGTAGTGGTAGCGATATTATTTGGTGTAAAAATACCCAATGTAGAAAGACTTGGCTTTCTGCCTCCAATTTATGCTTCTATAAACGGACTTACAGCGGTTTTGTTACTTGTTGCCGTATGGGCCATAAAAAATGGTAATAAGAAATTGCATCAAAATATTATGACAAGCTGTATTGGGTTGTCCCTGCTGTTTTTGGTAATGTATATAGCGTATCACATGACGTCTGAATCCACTACCTATGGTGGAGAAGGTACAATGCGAACGGTATATTTTTTTATTCTAATAACTCATATAGTTCTATCTATAGCAATTATTCCGTTGGTGCTTAAGACGTATGCATTTGCATATCTTGAAAAGTTTGAAAGTCATAGAAAATGGGCAAAGATTACCTTTCCTATTTGGTTATATGTAGCTATTACCGGGGTTGTGGTGTATCTTATGATTTCACCATATTATGTAAGCTAG
- a CDS encoding SCO family protein: MKKYTYVWVSLVILVFGIIFVPRIVERISSGTIVENDRMNVEKAKSTLSYITLNGEKKRVPSFDFINQDSLAISNSDYKGKVFVVEFFFTSCPSICPIMTENLVDIQNQFKNNDQFGIASFSITPDYDTPAVLKAYAEKNDITDLDWHLLTGDKEQVFDLANNGFNIFASEMPDAPGGFEHSGLFALVDKEGYLRSRTDQFGNPIIYYRGAITEKQGENDHGEKEQISILKEDIKRLLAE; the protein is encoded by the coding sequence ATGAAGAAGTATACATACGTTTGGGTGTCTTTGGTAATACTCGTTTTTGGAATTATTTTTGTTCCTAGAATTGTAGAACGTATTTCTAGTGGAACTATAGTTGAGAATGACCGCATGAATGTTGAGAAGGCTAAAAGTACCTTGTCCTACATCACTTTAAACGGCGAAAAGAAACGTGTTCCTTCTTTTGATTTTATTAATCAAGATAGTTTGGCAATATCCAATTCGGATTATAAAGGCAAAGTGTTTGTAGTAGAGTTTTTCTTTACAAGTTGCCCTTCTATTTGTCCAATAATGACAGAGAATCTAGTAGATATACAGAACCAATTTAAAAATAATGACCAATTTGGAATAGCTTCATTTTCCATAACACCGGATTATGACACTCCTGCGGTATTGAAGGCTTATGCCGAAAAGAATGATATAACCGATTTGGATTGGCATTTGCTAACAGGAGATAAAGAACAGGTTTTTGATTTGGCTAATAATGGTTTCAATATTTTTGCTTCGGAAATGCCGGATGCGCCAGGTGGTTTTGAGCATTCAGGATTGTTTGCCCTAGTGGATAAAGAAGGGTATTTGCGATCAAGAACTGACCAGTTTGGAAATCCTATTATCTATTATAGAGGAGCTATTACCGAGAAGCAGGGCGAAAATGACCACGGAGAAAAGGAGCAAATTTCAATCTTAAAAGAAGATATTAAACGTTTATTGGCAGAATAG
- a CDS encoding cytochrome C oxidase subunit IV family protein: protein MAHAQKLEIFRGLLKFKTNTQKIWGVLIFLSIITAIEVVLGIVKPRALTHSYFIGMKLLNWIFIILTLVKAYYIAWDFMHLRDEKSSLRRAIVWTPIFLVAYLLFILLFEADYVYNVYKDGFIQWNF from the coding sequence ATGGCACACGCACAGAAATTAGAGATTTTTAGAGGACTTCTTAAGTTCAAGACGAATACCCAAAAAATCTGGGGAGTACTTATATTTCTTTCTATTATTACTGCAATTGAAGTGGTTTTGGGTATCGTAAAGCCTAGGGCATTAACACATTCTTATTTTATAGGAATGAAGTTGTTGAACTGGATATTTATCATACTTACTTTGGTAAAAGCATATTATATAGCTTGGGATTTTATGCACTTACGTGATGAAAAGAGTTCTTTAAGAAGAGCAATCGTATGGACGCCTATTTTCCTTGTGGCCTATCTATTGTTCATTCTTCTTTTTGAAGCTGATTATGTGTACAATGTTTATAAAGATGGGTTCATACAGTGGAACTTCTAA
- a CDS encoding cytochrome c oxidase subunit 3 has protein sequence MDSTVTTGTAEENVWGGGNSPLGASYGKMMMWFFIVSDALTFSGFLAAYGFSRFKFIETWPIADEVFTHVPFFHGNFPMIYVAFMTFILIMSSVTMVLAVDAGHKMKKNAVIWYMFLTIIGGAIFVGSQAWEWGTFIKGDFGAVETKGGRILQFVNAETGERAALRDFAKTIPTERVEHENKNGVWFFDEGYKPSYSFNEVVEGFKANPSILIRTEAIVQEGEHEGHKTLLNREESLKKIKDGKLVVEGANLIRNEYGSRLFADFFFFITGFHGFHVFSGVVINIIIFFNVILGTYERRGHYEMVEKVGLYWHFVDLVWVFVFTFFYLV, from the coding sequence ATGGATTCAACGGTAACAACTGGTACGGCAGAAGAAAACGTGTGGGGAGGCGGAAATAGCCCCTTAGGTGCATCATATGGTAAAATGATGATGTGGTTTTTTATCGTTTCTGATGCTTTGACCTTTTCAGGTTTTTTGGCTGCTTATGGCTTTTCAAGATTTAAATTTATAGAGACATGGCCGATTGCGGATGAGGTCTTTACTCACGTCCCTTTCTTTCATGGGAATTTCCCTATGATTTATGTGGCATTTATGACCTTCATTCTTATTATGTCTTCTGTGACTATGGTATTGGCTGTAGACGCGGGACATAAAATGAAGAAAAATGCCGTTATCTGGTATATGTTCCTTACTATTATTGGTGGTGCCATATTTGTTGGTTCTCAGGCCTGGGAATGGGGTACTTTTATAAAAGGTGATTTTGGTGCGGTTGAAACCAAAGGAGGAAGGATTTTACAATTTGTAAATGCTGAAACTGGTGAGCGCGCCGCTCTTCGAGATTTTGCAAAGACAATACCTACGGAACGGGTTGAGCATGAAAATAAAAATGGTGTTTGGTTCTTTGATGAAGGTTATAAGCCTAGCTATTCTTTCAACGAAGTTGTAGAAGGTTTTAAAGCTAATCCAAGCATTCTTATCCGTACTGAAGCTATAGTTCAGGAAGGTGAACACGAAGGGCATAAAACATTATTAAATAGAGAAGAGTCTTTGAAGAAAATCAAAGATGGTAAATTGGTAGTGGAAGGCGCAAACCTAATCCGTAATGAATATGGTAGCCGTTTATTCGCAGATTTCTTCTTTTTTATAACAGGTTTTCACGGTTTTCACGTTTTCTCCGGTGTAGTAATCAATATAATCATATTTTTTAATGTGATTTTGGGTACTTACGAGCGTAGAGGACATTATGAGATGGTTGAAAAAGTTGGTCTGTATTGGCACTTTGTAGATTTAGTGTGGGTATTTGTATTCACTTTCTTCTACCTTGTATAA
- a CDS encoding cytochrome c oxidase subunit 3 — translation MDLTRGTGKEKNARAKKMMLWFGIVSLLMGFAGWTSAYIVSSSREDWISDLHLPSSFLISAAIIIVSSLTYIMAKNAIKKGNSKMGTNWLLATLGLGIAFIAFQFNGFSQMIATGYYFTGPTSNIKLSYVFLIAMVHIVHVAAGIITLLVVLYNQIRGKYSPQEYLGVELGSTFWHFLDLLWVYLLAFMYFVG, via the coding sequence ATGGATTTAACAAGAGGAACGGGGAAAGAGAAGAATGCTAGGGCTAAAAAGATGATGCTCTGGTTTGGAATAGTAAGCCTTCTTATGGGGTTTGCAGGTTGGACCAGTGCATATATTGTAAGTAGTTCAAGAGAGGATTGGATCAGTGATTTGCATTTGCCAAGCTCATTCTTGATAAGTGCAGCTATAATTATTGTAAGTAGCCTTACGTATATAATGGCAAAAAATGCCATTAAAAAGGGGAATTCTAAAATGGGGACCAATTGGTTGTTGGCTACTTTAGGACTGGGAATAGCTTTTATTGCGTTTCAGTTTAATGGGTTTTCTCAAATGATAGCTACGGGCTACTATTTTACGGGGCCAACGAGCAACATAAAATTATCATACGTTTTCTTGATTGCAATGGTGCATATTGTGCATGTTGCAGCGGGTATAATTACGTTGTTAGTGGTGCTATACAATCAAATAAGGGGTAAATACTCTCCTCAGGAATATTTAGGGGTAGAACTTGGTTCAACTTTTTGGCATTTTTTAGACCTGTTATGGGTTTATTTACTGGCATTTATGTACTTCGTGGGGTAA
- the cyoE gene encoding heme o synthase — MKTAVDTATAPTLALAMADFKEITKARLAISVVFSSLAGYLLGAYQIDVVSLLLLAFGGYCMVGASNAYNQIIEKDLDALMKRTQNRPIPSGRMSVNKALFIAVLLTVLGVVSLYILNPKTAMFGAISIFLYTSCYTPLKTKTPLAVFVGAFPGAIPFMLGWVAAANEFGIEPGTLFMIQFFWQFPHFWALGWMLDDDYKRGGFKMLPTGKKDKGTALQIIMYTIWMLVISIVPAFGFTGRLELSVPAAVIIFLMGMVMLVFAFLLYERRDNVTARKLMLASVSYITLMQVVYVIDKFI, encoded by the coding sequence ATGAAGACAGCGGTGGATACGGCAACAGCTCCTACTTTGGCGTTGGCAATGGCCGATTTTAAAGAAATTACAAAAGCTAGACTGGCTATAAGTGTGGTTTTTTCTTCTTTGGCCGGGTATTTACTGGGAGCCTATCAAATTGATGTTGTTTCCCTTTTATTATTGGCCTTTGGTGGGTATTGTATGGTTGGTGCTTCTAATGCATATAATCAGATTATTGAAAAGGATTTGGATGCGTTAATGAAACGTACTCAAAATCGTCCTATTCCTTCCGGTAGGATGTCTGTGAATAAAGCATTGTTCATAGCAGTTTTGCTCACCGTTTTAGGTGTTGTTTCCCTATATATTTTGAACCCTAAGACAGCTATGTTCGGGGCAATCTCCATATTTCTCTATACAAGTTGTTATACACCGCTAAAAACAAAGACGCCGTTAGCTGTTTTTGTTGGTGCCTTTCCGGGGGCTATTCCTTTTATGTTGGGGTGGGTGGCTGCCGCCAATGAATTTGGAATAGAGCCGGGTACTTTGTTTATGATACAGTTTTTTTGGCAATTTCCTCATTTTTGGGCTTTAGGCTGGATGTTGGATGATGATTATAAAAGGGGAGGGTTTAAAATGTTGCCTACCGGTAAAAAAGATAAGGGTACCGCTCTGCAGATTATAATGTATACCATTTGGATGCTGGTTATATCAATAGTTCCCGCATTTGGTTTTACAGGTAGATTGGAACTTTCCGTTCCGGCAGCTGTAATTATATTTTTAATGGGTATGGTTATGTTGGTTTTTGCATTCCTATTATACGAGAGAAGAGATAATGTTACCGCTCGCAAGTTAATGTTGGCCAGTGTTAGTTATATTACGCTAATGCAAGTGGTTTATGTAATAGATAAGTTTATTTAA
- a CDS encoding energy transducer TonB, with amino-acid sequence MEPKKNPKADIGRNSGLYFVVGLALTMALVYTALEWKTYDKTNDYDISMNVDEDLDEEVPMTEQIKTPPPPPPPAAPEIIEVVEDEEEVEETVIESTETSQEEEIIEVEDVIVEEEVEDVDVPFAVIEDVPIFPGCESESDKRACFQKMMQKHIGKNFRYPEIAQEMGVQGRVSVMFTIQKDGSIGNVRMRGPDKNLEKEAARIISKLPKMTPGKQRGRAVRVPFSIPITFKLQ; translated from the coding sequence ATGGAACCGAAAAAGAACCCGAAAGCAGATATAGGTCGTAACAGCGGACTCTATTTTGTTGTTGGACTGGCACTTACAATGGCATTGGTGTATACCGCTTTAGAGTGGAAAACGTATGATAAGACCAATGATTATGACATTTCTATGAACGTTGATGAAGATTTGGATGAAGAGGTTCCAATGACAGAGCAAATTAAGACGCCACCGCCACCACCGCCACCAGCGGCTCCGGAAATTATTGAGGTTGTTGAAGATGAAGAAGAAGTTGAAGAAACTGTAATCGAATCTACAGAGACCAGTCAGGAAGAAGAAATCATTGAAGTAGAAGATGTAATTGTAGAAGAAGAGGTAGAGGATGTAGACGTACCTTTCGCAGTTATTGAAGATGTGCCTATTTTTCCAGGTTGTGAAAGTGAGTCTGATAAAAGGGCTTGTTTTCAGAAAATGATGCAGAAGCATATTGGTAAAAACTTCCGATACCCGGAAATTGCTCAAGAAATGGGTGTTCAAGGTAGAGTTAGTGTAATGTTTACTATTCAAAAAGATGGTAGCATCGGTAACGTAAGAATGCGTGGACCGGACAAAAACTTAGAAAAAGAAGCTGCACGTATTATTAGCAAGCTTCCTAAAATGACGCCAGGTAAGCAACGGGGTAGGGCTGTAAGGGTTCCATTTAGTATTCCTATTACTTTTAAGTTGCAGTAA
- a CDS encoding VanZ family protein has translation MLKNRKYTIAFIGWMVFVTFTSLASFSDTDAADIDIPNLDKVVHFSFYFGAAFLAVLFIKEISNGTMELRKAVFLAMIGAVIYGIIIEVLQYSFTADRHGDILDALANSVGAIFGSLAVKSLFSSERWLKWKN, from the coding sequence GTGCTTAAAAACCGTAAGTATACGATTGCTTTTATAGGTTGGATGGTATTCGTTACGTTTACTAGTCTAGCCTCTTTCTCTGATACAGATGCCGCAGATATAGATATTCCAAACCTTGACAAGGTGGTGCATTTTTCTTTTTATTTTGGTGCTGCTTTTTTAGCCGTATTGTTTATTAAGGAAATATCCAATGGAACTATGGAGTTGCGTAAGGCTGTTTTTTTAGCCATGATCGGAGCAGTTATTTATGGTATAATTATTGAGGTATTACAATATAGTTTTACGGCGGATCGCCATGGCGATATTCTAGATGCTTTGGCAAATAGTGTGGGTGCAATCTTTGGCTCGTTAGCCGTTAAATCCCTTTTTTCAAGCGAAAGGTGGTTAAAATGGAAAAATTAG
- the gcvH gene encoding glycine cleavage system protein GcvH yields MNIPAELKYTKDHEWIKIDGDIATVGITDFAQSELGDIVYVEVETVDETLDREEVFGTVEAVKTVSDLFQPLSGEIIEFNEELEDTPENVNSDPYGKGWMVKIKISDASQVDDLLSADDYKSLIGA; encoded by the coding sequence ATGAATATACCTGCAGAATTAAAGTATACGAAAGACCATGAGTGGATTAAAATAGATGGTGATATAGCTACAGTAGGCATTACCGATTTTGCCCAGAGTGAATTGGGAGATATTGTTTATGTTGAAGTAGAGACCGTAGATGAAACTTTGGATAGAGAAGAAGTTTTTGGTACGGTTGAAGCTGTAAAAACCGTATCTGATTTATTTCAACCTTTGAGTGGAGAGATTATTGAGTTCAACGAAGAATTGGAAGATACGCCTGAAAATGTAAATTCAGACCCCTACGGTAAGGGCTGGATGGTAAAGATAAAAATCAGTGATGCTTCTCAGGTAGACGATCTTTTGTCTGCGGATGACTATAAATCGCTTATTGGTGCTTAA